TGAAATACACGTTATCATATGTTAATAGTGTTTGAAAATTTTGATCTTTCTTTCTAGTCTCTACTAATGAGTCATAATGACTAGACTATTGACCACATATATTCATTGTTTAATTTCTCAGTAAATCGGATGATATGTACAGAAAAAAAAGGGAGGCGCCACCTCTCAGTGAgaaaaaaacaaccaattacatcttcTTCCTAGGATCTAGTCCATTTAGAGGCTAAATTCGAGCAACGATCTTAATTTTTTTGCGTTTTAATTGTAAAATAACAAGATTTTTTCCTATTTGTGTTTTAATTTTGCTTTGTTTGTCGGCTACGGCTTCTTTTCTTCACCTTCACGGTGATTTTTGCCTTCACCTTTTGCAGATTACTCCTATATCATCGGAGTATTCATCAGGAAAACGATTTATCAAATGGTCCATAAATATTATGAAGTCCATCTTCTCTTCGATTCAATCCGTTCTTGCGTACTTGTATTGGGTTAGTATTTGGAAGTCCTTCTTTTTCGTTGTTGGAATTTTCAATCTTGTACTGCTACAAGCATGTTGTTTCTTGTTACTTTTTGAAATTGATGTACTCGAGATCCATGTAATTATGTTTCCATTgttaaaaattgaagaaaaaattggaTAATGTAACCACACCCAATTAGACAAAGGGTGGCTATAACtgtacaataaaaaaaaaaaaggaatacgAAAACCTTACTCATTTTACGTATAAAATGTATTCAAAATAACATgaaattttgattaatttttgatcgCTATAACTAGATATAGAAGAATAATATTAAGACTAGTATAAAATTAGTAGAATAAAGAAACGAAAAAGAGAAACAAGGACATTTCCTAGCAACCCAAATGTGGGAACCTCCTCTACTTGTCAATCCACTTCTTAAagatataaatgtatttttctaCATGTTTCCTTCGAAAATTTTCCTTTTAGATAGTTTTCTTTCTCCGAAATTAAATCGGAAATATATTAATTTCTTTTTCAAGTTTTGGAGAAGTAGAAATGCGAAACCTAGATTAAACAAGATAATGTAATCATATGTAACAAGAAAAAGCTATAAAACGAACATTTCAATTTAATATAACCTTTTTTTTCGAGAAtaaaggttatattaaaagaaaagCAAATCCAGTGAAATAGAAATTAGGATCAGTTCTCTCAGCATCATGAGAATGGACTGCAGCGCCATAATCAATGGTTACAAACTGACTAGACTGCAAAACAGTTCAGACTGACTAAACTGCAAATAGAACTGCTGCAGTAAACAAAACTGCACAGTGGCACAAAAACAAGCTTACTGCACCACTCTGCATAAGAGAGTAACCAAGACTGCCAAGTCTGCAGACAGGTGAGCAACGGAAACTGCACACTGTAGACCCAAAACTAGCACTGCAGACGAAAACATAGTTCTGTTTTTGAAATTCTTCAAACAGGAGACCGTATACTGCACAACCAAGATGAAAACAAGTCCACCCATTTCAGAAACAAAACGCCACACTGTTAACAACAGAAGTCCTCCGTCTAACAAAACGCCAAGCACTGCAGTTCAGAGATTGCAAGCAGGTCCACCATTCCATCAGCTGCAAACTTGAAAAGACACTTTGGACACTTTGTAAATTAGCTTCTTCCTTCGCACATGAGGTCCTCCCAACTACTCCATACAAGATTTGGGTCTATAtacttaaatattttattatcacATGACCACAAAACAATAAGAAGTTTAACATGATCAATTAGTTCAGCTACAGTTTTCTTTCTCCCTCCGAAAACCCTTCCATTTCTCTCGTTCCAAAATATCCAACATATTGAATAATGTGTAATCCTCCAAACCATTTTATCTTTCACGCGCAATACGTTCGTAGACCATGCTTCAAACAATTGAAATAGGGTTCTCGGTATAGGCCATGACATTTTGAAATATTTAATGAAGTAATCACATATCTCGAAAGAAAAGGAGCAATGCATAAATATATGATCAGCTGTTTCTCTTTCCGTATTACAGAGAAAACATTGATCACTTTCAACTCAATGCCTCTATGATTTAGCACATCCCTCGCGGGTAAAGAGTTATGGAAAGTTGCCCAAATAATGAAATTAACCTTGTGAGGAATGTTGCTCTTCCGCAAATATTTCTCTAAATTGCATGAAGGGAAGTCCCCTGCTAAAATCTAATAGCATTTTTGTGTGATGAAATGTTCCATAATCCTCATCTCATCGTCTTCATTCACCAAAGTCGGGACATCACTAAGTTCCCTTCTTAGTAAGTCCCATTCAAGTTCCTCATTCGCATTCAAAGCTTTCTTGAAAGCGCAATTCTACATGTTGTCCTGTATCATATCAGCAATTGTTGCATCTTTCTCTTTAGCGACCTTAGACACCACCGGAAAAAGATATTTCAAATACCCTCTATTGAGCCATTTGTCCTTTCAAAATCTTATTCCTTTGTCATTTTTTACGGTAAACTGGGAAATGTTTTGAACAGCTAGAACCAAATTCACGACTTTCTTCCATAAACTCCTACATTGGGGTTGATTTTCTACATTAGGAATTAACACTTCTCTATTTGTTTTTGAACTTTTAGTGCATAATTGTTCTTGTTCTTCGAGTATCTCCAAATCTATTTAACCAGTAAAGCTTTATTTGTTTTCCTTAAACTTCTCACCCAGGCCATCTATCCTATTTAGGCATGCATATCTTCAACCAAGAAACTCACACTAACTTCTTCCTTCCTTCATCGAACCCCACAAAAAATTCCTCATGATCGTTATCAATTTCTTCTGAATACTCATTGGAAGATGAAATAAGGATAAGTAATATATAGGTATGCTACCAAGACAACTATTAATAAGAGTTATTCTACTAGCTGGCCAATATTCTTTTCTTCCACGTAGCTAACATTTGCTCCATTCTCAGTAACACATGCTCGCAAATTGAAGTACTTCTCCAGTGCGCACCAATTGGCATTCCAAGATAAGAAAAAAGTAAGTTTTATGTCTCACATCCAATTTCCGTAGCTAGAAAATCGATGACATCATCGGCTCATACACTAATCATAGTGTTTTTATCCAAGTTTAACTTCATACTAGTAATAGTTTCAAAGACTGCCAAAATAATTAACAACTTTCGAACTTCTTCCACACTTGCATCAATGAAAATTAAATTGTCATCTGCAAATTGGAGATGGGAAATCATAGTTCCACTTTCCACCACTTGGGAACCGGAAAGTTGACCTATAACTACTGCATCATTGATCAGTTTAGAGAGAATTTTCACAACCAATAAGAAAAGATAAGGAGACAAAAAATCACCCTGTCTTAACCCCTTGCTTGGCTTGAATTTCTTTGTAGAACTCTCATTCACCAGGATGAACATATGAGAAGTAGAAACACACCACCTTATCGAGGAAATCCATTTGTTACTAAATCATGCTTATGCAAGATGGTGAACAAGAATTACCAATTAACATTGTCAAGAGCTTTCTCCATATCAATCTTACATAGGATTCCAAGCTTCTTCGCTTTGAACCTACTATCCGCCCACTCATTAGCTATACGAACTTCATCAAGGATTTGTTTGTTGTGAATAAAATCTCCTTGAGAGTCGGAAAAAAGATCAGGCATCACCTTCTTCAATCACTCTGCAAGTAACTTTGGAAGAATCTTGCACACCGCCAATAAGACTTAGAGGTCTAAAGTCTTTAGGAGTACAAGAATTTTCCTTTTTCTGAATTAGAGTAATAAAAGAACAATTGAGTCTCCAATCAACAGATACTAACCTACGAAAATCTCTAAAAAGATTCATGAGATCATCTTTTAGAGTGTTCCAATATCGTCTGGAAAATTCTGTAGTGAACCCATCAGGCCCTCGTGCCTTGTTGCTACCCAGCTTCTTTATAACATCCCAAACTTCCTCTTCTATGAACTCTCTCTCAAGCCAAAGTTTATCCTCCTCCTTTAATTTAAGAAAGTAAAGGTTGTCCATTTGAGAGTTAACCTCATCTCTTTTATACTAAGGTTATACTAAGTTAGAGTATACCCTATTAGTATAACCATGTATAACGTTCCCTCGTAGTCATacttctgatcttacttttttttttttctcgaaaTGAGAAAATTACATTGAAAAGGATAAAAGGTCAGACAAAGCCTGTTATAGGAGTTACATGAAATGGGCTTGCTATCCCATTCTGATTTCCAGCACCAAAGTTATAATTTTTCACCGTTTCCCAACTATGAAGCACACCTGACGATTATTACCCCCTAATTATGGGCGGCTATCAATCGACATAAGACAAATGAATCATTACCATTGGATGTCTCATTGGATATCCCCTGGTAGCCCTGTTGACAGGGCAAAAATCATTTTTTAAGTGATAAATTCATGAAATACGATAAGTTTTCACCTCCCTGTACCAATAAACAAAAAAGAGAATAATAACTAGATGACCATATCCAAGTCAAATGTCAAAGGTTTTATAGATATTATAAGGCTTCTTATTCTATTGGTTTTATATTTAAAATTTGAAGATACTCCTAATCTTCGAATCTgttagggaaaaagaaaaaaaaaaagaaaaaaaagatcttACTCGGGTTAGGAAATCTTCAACACTATTTGTTTGATTCCGTTTGCATTTGGAAAAATGATTCAACTCTATTACGAAACCATTACCAGTCCCCGTTTGGTGGTAAAAAAAGGTCTAGCTGAGCTTGAGCTTCACTTCATAGTAATGAGAAACATTTTATCATCTTTACAGCATGCACAAATTCCAGCCTCTGAAGTTAATTAAAGGTACAATGAAAACACAACAAAAGGACGTAGTAAAAGTAATGCGCGTCATTTAGCCATTAGTTGTACGTGACGTCCGTTTGTGTGGAATCTACCATTCACCGTCTTATTTCTTACAGCAGCCATTTCAGTCCTCTGTTTTACCATAGCCAACGGTAACATCAAACAAAATCCCTAGAGATTTGCTACACTTTTTTGTGTATTATTATAAACGTTTAACGTTTTCTTATGAATGATGAGCAAGAAGAAAGTCAATATTCAACTTGATTGTAAATTTGTAACTCCCACTTGTCATGTGTCCCTTGGAGCCTGCAATCTTTATATAATCCCATCCACAACTCTCCAATctcagaaaaaattaaaaaactcgtAACCAAACAATTTCTTGCTCTCATCAATCCGAATAATAACTGTTCTTATCAGTCAGCAACGCTTATCatcaatttgtaactctttctagCTATTACTTTTCAGTTTTTGATCTCATTTAGTAACGCTTTAATTTGTTCCCAACTAAAACTGATATAATCATGAAGCAGACTAACAGAAACAAAGGAGGATTCAGAAATATATTTTCTTCACATTCAACATCTCCTGACAATTCAATATCAAGATCATCAGCACactcaatttcatcatcatcaccaccacaatCACGTCCATCAACACCACTCCACACATTCTCCGAATCAATGATGGAAGAAAACATTGATAACGCAGAGCTATTAATCACCAAATGGAATCTAGAAACTAGCACCGGTTTTGCTGCTTCCTCTTCTTTGTTTTACGATGATCGGAAAGAAGCTAAGGATTTCATTTCATGTGTGAAAGATTTACAGAGAGCTATGAGATTCTTTATTTTACCAGAGAACTCAAATTCAGTTTTACTAGTCAAATCACAGAACCTGATGGAGATCGCAATGAAAAGACTAGAGAAAGAGTTTTATCAGATTTTATCAGCTAACCGTGACCGTCTTGATCCTGAATCAATCTCCGGTCATGGTTCGGAGAGATCAAGAGGTAGTACTTCTGATGATTACGATGAAGAAGTTGATCAAACATCTGATGAAGATGAGATACAAAGAGTGAGTAATTCTATCAATGAAGTCGAACAAGTTGGAACAGTGGCTATGAATGATCTGAAAATGATATCAAACTGTATGATTTCATCTGGTTATGGTAAAGAAATTGTTAGCATATATAAAATTATCCGAAAATCGATTGTCGATGAAGGTTTATATAAATTAGGTGTAGAGAGATTGACTGCCGCACAAATCAATAAGATGGACTGGGAATTGCTTGATTTCAAGATCAAGACATGGGTTTACGCGGTCAAAATTTCCGTGAGAACTCTGTTTCATGGCGAACGGATTCTCTGCGATTACGTGTTGACGTCGGAGATGAGCAGAGAATCTTGTTTTACGGCGATTACGAAGGATAGTGCTTTGGAGCTGTTTCAGTTCCCTGAGTTGGTTGCTAAAGGGAAGAAATCACCTGAGAAAATGTTTCGGATTTTAGACCTTTACGATGCGATTTCGGAGCTATGGCCTGAGATTGAGTCAATTTTTTCTTATCAATCGATGTCAAATGTTCGAGCACAAGCTGTGTCGTCGTTGCTTAAACTCGGCGAAACGGTTCGAGCAATGTTGACGGATTTTGAAGCGGCGATTCAAAAGGATTCTTCAAAAGCTCTTGTTCCTGGTGGTGGAATTCATCCACTGACTAGATATGTTATGAACTACGTTTCTTTTCTTTCCGATTACACGGTAAGTCTTTCAGATATTGTTGCGGATTGGCCGTTGCCGGAGCATACTGCACTACCGGAATCTTTCTTTGACAATTCACTGGATACAGATGACGAAGGTACGTCGTCGATAGTTGTGAGATTCGCTTGGTTAGTACTTGTTCTTCTATGCAAACTCGACGGCAAGGCGGCGCTTTACAAAGATGTTCCGCTGTCATATCTCTTCCTGGCGAATAATCTAAACTACGTCGTCTCGAAAGTTCGGGGTTCAAATCTTCGGTTTTTACTCGGTGAAGAATGGATTAGCAAACATGAACTGAAAGTAAAACAGTACTCGATAAACTATGAGAGAATGGGGTGGAGTAAAGTTTTATCATCTTTGCCGACGAATCCGACGGCCAGCATGTCCCTGGACGCTACGAAAGAATGTCTTTCTAGTTTCAATACTGCATTCGAAACAGCGTACCGGACGCAGTCCTCATGGGTCGTGACGGATTCGAAACTTAGAGACGAGATTAAAGTTTCGATTTGTAAGAAAGTTGTGCCGGTTTACCAGGAGTTTTATGATACCAATCGAGCTACATTGAGCGGAGAAAGAAATGTTGAGGCGTTGGTGAGATACTCGCCGGATgatttgatgaattatttgtcCGATTTGTTTTACGGGATCAAAGTATCGGGTTCGGGTACTTCAACTGCTAATTCTTCCCGTCATTCGCATTAAAAATAATGGTATATATttttagaaaaacaaaacaaaaggctAATAGTAGTATTTATGCACGAGTGATATTTTTATATCCATGGGATAATTGTGTTTATTTTGGATTTTGCTCCAAGTGATCTTTGTTGAAGCTAAATCATAGCGTACATGCTATAGTTGAATGTTAAAAAAACTAGAATAAATCCTATCATAGAGGCTCCAAAGGATTTGAGTTTGAGGGCTCATATAGATTCAACTATCATAAATGTGGAAGAGAAGGACTTATTTTACTatcaaaaatgtaaaaagaaaaatcttacccGGATTAGTTTTGAGACAGTCCTAACTTGACGCTAGGCTTGTGAACTAGCCTAACAAGAGGCTAGGTTTGAGAACCTGCATGGTACAATCGACTCATCATGGGAGTTAGTGACTGACTTATGAGAAAGCTAATCCGAGGTTTAGCTCCGGTCACCCTCCCCGTCCACAAACCTAATTTTTCCCGTTTTGACCAAAGTTTATGTTAATCATGTGTATTAGTCCGGATCTAAAATGAAAAATACGGATCCGTCATTGTTTAGCATCATGCTCGTCCTCAGATATAGTTCGtgaaaaaaaggaaaaccaaCAACAAGATTACTAGATTGGGTATCAATGAATTTATTCAGCCTCTCGTGGTCCTTGGTTTTGTTTTATAATCCTTGCGGTCCTATTGAATAGCAAATAGGGAAGAAAAAAGATTGGTGCCAAAACAAAGAATCCAatgctaatatatatatatataatataaagacAAGTCTCAGTATATTGATTCTTTGATATTAAAAGAAATTCATGTTAGGTTTGATTGAAAAATCAGAGGTAGATGTAGTTCTAATTTTCAATCATAATCATATACATATTTTGTGGCAAAATTGTACTAACGAAAATAACAAGTGACAGGGACAAGTAGTTAGTTGATTTTAGCTTTGGCGTTTTCCCAACTAACAAGAGAGGAGAAAGGATTAGTTGCTTGAGAGTTAGGTTGGATGTATGTCAAATGGTGTTTGACAGTTTTCTTCTAGGAGTCATATTATTGGTTTCATATTTCTTGTGACTAAGGTATTTGTGACAGGAGCACAGTCAGGTATGGACAAAAGATGACAGTTGTCCCCATTTTTTAATGGGCTTTCGGTGGGTATTTATGTATATTTTCATAAAAGCTTTTCAAAAAAGTTGTCTTTTAATTCACTGTTTGTTGTGTCCAGTGAAATTTTTGCTTTTGACCCTTTTTCCTGAGGCAGACTCAGGTCCGGCCTAACTTGGTCCCAGCCGTCTTTGAAGCCCAAAATACTAATACTTTCACTATTTATTTTAAAGAACGGTATTTTGTGAACCATGGCTTTTCTGGGGActatgattttattttggatgaGGCATTTTGAAGTAAACTAATCCACCCTTTAACCAAATATTTATGCTAATACCACTATTACTCTTCCTATTTAAGtttgtataatgattagttagtgtactTATTAGTTAATACAGTGATTAGTTGAATGTTTAAGTTAAATTAATCAGTGATTAGTGAGGATAAATTaataaattgatttttttataAGAAGAAGAATTACTGAGAGAGTAAagtagaagaagaataagaggaagaatatgggaaaaaaaaagacattttttttttgaaatgggtGAATAAGAATTGAGTGATTACAGTGATGATAGTTGTTGATATATGAAAATAATTATCTTTCAACAGAGCTAGGGGGTTCCCAAAAGAGAGGGTAAGCCCATTAGGAAAATGGAGACTTGGGGACTAAAACCCAAGTCCAATAGAGTATGTCGATGTAGTAGCAAGGATAAGGAGGAGATTAATGAGAAACTAGAGGTCAGATTAAGAAGAGTgacaacaataaaaataagagggTTCCactgacatgtggcatgatggcATGAAAAAAAGGGATTTTGTGAAAAATCTATTAAATGAGAAATATAATTAGAAAGGGAGCTCCTTCTCTCTCTCTTGCTATTCTATGAAAAGGTGTAGTCATTGTTGTGACTAGGACGTGCAAGACTTAAATCGTCTTTACCCTTCAATAATATCTCCCTCGAATCAGAACCTTCATCTCCTAGACTATTTGTTAATATTGCTTGAACTGGCCGAAACTTccctaaaaatgaaattttttaaagTAGATTTTGGCTAGGTCAACCAAGTTCGCCTACAATATATGAAGAATAGGTAGCCGAACATATCTGGAAATGCAGTTCGGAAAATGTTTCCGGAGACGCGGGTAGCAGAAATTTACTCTAATGGAGTTTTTGCTTTGTTCGATTATCGGGTTCCGAGACATATGGCCGAACATTATTCTAGAGTATACAAAGTAATGTTTGGATTTCAAGGTAATTTTTTCGGCTAAACCTAACTCAACTCAAGAGTTCTTAGAGTGAAGTTTGATTAGGAGAAAAAATTGTTGAATATAGCGAACTCAGTATATGTGTTTGCAGAGTAGAGTTTGGTTAGGGAGAAAATTTTCCAACTAACCTAACCAAACGAACTCGACATATTGGTTTTCAGAGAAGCGTTCGGTTAGAAAAAAGGAAATTTGTGGGCCAACTTAACTCAACAGTTGTTGTTCTATACAagagttcggttaggaaaaaaaATTTCCTACTAACCTAACCAACCAAACACAACATATTGGTTTTCCGAGAGAAGTTAGGTTAGAATTCTTTTTTGGGAGTCAATCAACTTGCCATTTATTGTTCTACACAAGAGTTTGGTTAGGAAAAAGAGTTCATAATAGCCGAAGTGTTCTTCAtttttggtttcagaatgttcggtcaGCAATCTAGGGTTTTGTTTAACTACTCCGGACCGAACAAGCGACTGTAACTTCcaattaaatcatattttgatgatttctactcactttttttaatcaaaaaattaattaaaagcgATGGGTTTTTCAATCAGATGAGGGGCGTCACGAGAATAGggtaaaaaagagaaaaaaaattcaaaactaagATTTCTGGTTTCTCTCATTTCTTTCACGTTTTTTAAATTTAGGTGGTTATTAAGTTAGTTATAATTTAGATTAGAGTAAAGGGTAAATTAGTATTTCCTTACctttaagacaccccttataagcatACGGAAGTTAATCCAATCAAATCATGATCCCCAAAAAAAaatatggtcccaaaaaatcgttcactTTAAAATGGGACATCAATGAAATGTGTGAATTTTAGGTTTCAATTATGGATGAGTATTTGACCCGTAATTCGTGGATTTAACCGAGACCAACTGTGTTTTTATGGATTGATGCCGGGACCGTTCGCTAATAGATTAGATGCGGACGGGTTTTTTGAAATCCGACGGATTACGGATTGGGTCCGGATGCAAccatgaaaatccgttggacatccatacccgTTAGATTAAGGACATTTATATAATTTtagaacacacacatatatataataGTTTAGGAATTCTTAAGGTGTTTGTTTGGAGTGTTGCTCATGACACTTTTATATTTtagatacatatataaaatgtgtagTAACGATAAGAAATCATCTATGTTGGCTTTATttcttcattataaattttaactaaaccaAATCCATTGAATTATCCGTATCCAATCTGTTCATCCGTGCATCTATTGGATACAAATTTATTGAATGTTTGATTGGATTCGGGTACTAAATTGGAAATCCGTAATGTATTGGATTGGATACGGATAAAGTAAAAATCGGATAGATAAGCCCATCTCATGTTGATTTTCTAGTTCAGCCACCGCCCCTCCGATCTCTATTCTTGACTCCGGTACTGCTATTCTTAACTCCGGTACTGTTTTTTACTGCCCAGCAATTCTTTTTTGCTTCATGATAATAATATCAGAAATTGGTTCCACTTTTTACGCCACTTGTACAAAATTCTTGAGTGGATTATtacaacaatgggaaagtagtggACCGTGCAGCCTGTAGAAATATTTGGATCCACTGACATTGGATCCAATGGGAAAGTAGTGGGCCAAGAGGCATATCTCTTTCAATTTTAGAATAATACCCATTTGCATGTTACAAGTTACAACGATAGCATGATAACAAAATGATGATGTTGATCGAAGAAAGTAAAGAAAAGACATCACTTTTCACAAATATCTTCATGCACCATTTGTATCCCAATGGTCAGGGTAATTGCCGTTCAACTCCCGGCAAACACATTTTTCAATATTCATAGTAAcattacaagaattttctatggaAAAAGATAAAAGCTGTTATAGGCCAACTTGGTCCGGTGGGTTAGGTATTATGGGAACATACTAAAAATTCCAAGTGATGGCTGAAAAAAACACGACGAAACCGGAGACAGGAGGCTACCACCACTTAAGGCATCAATAAAAAGCTTTGTGGTCCTGTTGAAAGGTGGAGAACAGAGGAAAATAAACGCGTTCTTTTGTTCAGACACAGAAGGAATTTAATGGATAGTTAAGTATGGTGGTGGAAACATCTGGAAAACCAAAATGAAAAGGGGACTAAAGCTGCTTTTCCTTCTAGTCATCATCATTATTTTAGTATGAACATGTTTCTCAAATATTTGACTATTTGATGGATAGTTATTAGATAATGTGTTTGTGGTTAGTCAAATTAACCTTAGCTGACTTGACCTGTCTTTGTATTGTGAGTGTGTGAGGAGTCCGTGTGTTTGTAATAACAACATTGGTTGTGTCATTAAATAACCAATCATCACTCCTGTAATAGTTATCTAAAATCAATACAAGTTTTATCAACTTCTCATGGTATCATTCGGTTCGATCCGGAGGCCATAATCTTCATCTGCAACACAACTTTTTCATCAATAATTTTTCATAGCAGAATCTTTGAATCTTTTAAACAATTTTTCATACAATTTTTTGATTCAGCATCAATTTTTCACATACATCAAATTTAGGTCAAGATTTACAGTCAAGAACATCATCTCAGTTCTTGgtttcagttcatcattctttttGAAGAATTTCTTTCATGAACTTGATTGTTTACACAAGAAGACGCGATATGGCATCCACTTCCGCTGCTTCTGATGGTAATTTTACTTTGCCTTCTCTAATATTGGAAATTTTGTTTCATCAAAACTCGATTCAACAAATTTTCTTTTATAGAGCGGTCAATTTGAGTCGATTTTATATTCTACATCATTGTTTGGGTATGTTAATGGAGAAGAAGTAGAGCCACCAAAACAAATTTTTATTAATGGAGTACTTAGTCCTAATACAAAGTGGGTTTACTGGAAGAAGGTTGATTCTTTTGTTATGAGTTGTTTGAAGGATACTCTTACTCCTTATGTTGCTGGAGATTTGATGGGGTTTGACGACTGCACATCAGATATGGTCTTATCTTGAAGTTAGcttcaagaatcaattcatggctAGACAAGGGATGTTGAGAAATCAGTTACATGGTTGCAAGAAAGGTAATTCATCTGTTCTTGTTTATCTTCAAAATTTAAAGTCAATTGCTGATTCTTTGGCTGCCATTGGAGAGAAATTTTGTCAATCAGATTTAGTCATGTATGTTCTGAATGGCTTAGGAAGGGAGTATGATAATTTTGTGATTTCTGCACAAAATCGTGAAGTTCCTTTCACTTTTGCTGAGCTTAAGCCT
This portion of the Papaver somniferum cultivar HN1 chromosome 11, ASM357369v1, whole genome shotgun sequence genome encodes:
- the LOC113323902 gene encoding exocyst complex component EXO70H1-like, translated to MKQTNRNKGGFRNIFSSHSTSPDNSISRSSAHSISSSSPPQSRPSTPLHTFSESMMEENIDNAELLITKWNLETSTGFAASSSLFYDDRKEAKDFISCVKDLQRAMRFFILPENSNSVLLVKSQNLMEIAMKRLEKEFYQILSANRDRLDPESISGHGSERSRGSTSDDYDEEVDQTSDEDEIQRVSNSINEVEQVGTVAMNDLKMISNCMISSGYGKEIVSIYKIIRKSIVDEGLYKLGVERLTAAQINKMDWELLDFKIKTWVYAVKISVRTLFHGERILCDYVLTSEMSRESCFTAITKDSALELFQFPELVAKGKKSPEKMFRILDLYDAISELWPEIESIFSYQSMSNVRAQAVSSLLKLGETVRAMLTDFEAAIQKDSSKALVPGGGIHPLTRYVMNYVSFLSDYTVSLSDIVADWPLPEHTALPESFFDNSLDTDDEGTSSIVVRFAWLVLVLLCKLDGKAALYKDVPLSYLFLANNLNYVVSKVRGSNLRFLLGEEWISKHELKVKQYSINYERMGWSKVLSSLPTNPTASMSLDATKECLSSFNTAFETAYRTQSSWVVTDSKLRDEIKVSICKKVVPVYQEFYDTNRATLSGERNVEALVRYSPDDLMNYLSDLFYGIKVSGSGTSTANSSRHSH